The Sphingobacterium bambusae genome includes a window with the following:
- a CDS encoding GLPGLI family protein, whose amino-acid sequence MNKYFLFFLLSLGTTASYGQKLKAVYEYILSPMATYREEVYFQDGVKTSVRDSIPQSKANAGNEEEEDGEMSGSMSVMIDMGKVYRNIVIQKNNSTQLLETNSIKGSNYLISDDFPTLDWNTNYTDVDTLGKYICHKATAAYRGTTIVAYYTEDIPVPAGPYKFAGLPGLIVMLYNEGANPHYWLLKEIEYPFTGGIPVNEKYMNSLPKLSLENYIKKADLANEEHVRMMMSKMPLVEGVTVERKKIRGSVEQVYEWEKN is encoded by the coding sequence ATGAACAAATACTTTTTATTCTTTCTCCTATCACTGGGCACTACGGCTTCCTATGGACAAAAGCTAAAAGCTGTGTACGAATACATCCTATCGCCCATGGCGACCTATCGCGAAGAGGTTTATTTTCAGGACGGTGTGAAAACCTCCGTCCGCGATTCGATACCACAGTCTAAAGCCAATGCTGGCAATGAAGAGGAAGAGGACGGAGAAATGAGCGGCAGTATGTCGGTTATGATAGATATGGGCAAGGTATACCGAAACATCGTCATCCAAAAAAACAATTCGACGCAACTGCTGGAAACGAACTCAATCAAAGGTAGCAACTACTTGATTAGCGACGATTTCCCTACTCTGGACTGGAACACCAACTACACGGATGTAGATACGCTGGGCAAATATATCTGCCATAAAGCTACCGCAGCTTACCGCGGCACTACGATCGTGGCCTATTATACGGAAGATATTCCGGTACCTGCCGGGCCATACAAATTTGCTGGCCTGCCGGGTCTTATCGTCATGCTATACAACGAAGGAGCCAACCCGCACTACTGGCTGCTGAAAGAAATCGAATACCCCTTTACAGGCGGCATACCCGTTAACGAGAAATACATGAATTCGCTCCCCAAACTCAGTCTGGAGAACTACATAAAAAAAGCAGATCTCGCAAATGAAGAGCACGTGCGCATGATGATGAGCAAAATGCCCCTCGTGGAAGGCGTAACCGTCGAACGTAAAAAGATTCGCGGTAGTGTAGAGCAGGTATATGAGTGGGAGAAAAATTAG
- a CDS encoding pectinesterase family protein: MYLNKTLLCAILCFLLLRAGAQTTDNRLELVVSQAGDADFKTIQEAINQVRDHAERLVTIHIKAGTYHEKIVIPAYKRNVRLKGEGREKTIISFDDYSGKPFRGIDVTGNANYSTYTSYVLLMAANDCSLEDLTIINTAGRVGQAVALHTEGDRISIRNCNILGNQDSFYLAKAGTRNFVENCLISGTTDFIFGAATAYFLNCQIESLSNSYITAASTTAHDKHGFVFDSCTLLAKDSAVTKVYLGRPWRPYAKTVFINCELGKHIVPEGWHPWPGDKNFPNKEQTTFYAEYGSKGLGGSAVSKRVSWSKQLRKKDLRQYTISAVLGDWNPSF; the protein is encoded by the coding sequence ATGTACCTCAACAAGACTTTGCTATGCGCCATCCTTTGTTTTCTGCTGCTAAGAGCGGGCGCACAAACGACGGACAACCGACTGGAGCTCGTGGTATCGCAAGCGGGCGATGCGGATTTCAAAACGATCCAAGAGGCGATCAATCAAGTAAGGGATCATGCAGAGAGGCTGGTAACCATACATATCAAAGCGGGTACCTACCACGAGAAAATCGTGATCCCGGCCTATAAAAGAAACGTCCGATTAAAAGGGGAAGGTCGCGAAAAAACGATCATCAGCTTCGACGACTATTCGGGCAAGCCCTTTCGTGGTATTGATGTGACGGGAAATGCGAACTATAGCACTTATACGTCATACGTGCTGCTGATGGCGGCCAACGACTGTAGCCTGGAAGATCTGACCATCATCAATACCGCAGGCCGCGTAGGCCAAGCGGTGGCTCTGCATACGGAAGGCGACCGCATCAGCATACGCAACTGCAACATCTTGGGCAACCAAGACAGCTTTTACTTGGCCAAAGCGGGCACACGAAATTTTGTAGAAAACTGCTTGATTTCCGGAACAACAGATTTTATATTCGGCGCAGCAACAGCCTACTTTCTAAATTGCCAGATAGAGAGCTTAAGCAACTCCTACATCACGGCGGCTTCGACCACCGCACATGACAAGCATGGCTTTGTATTTGATTCCTGCACGCTGCTTGCAAAAGATAGCGCAGTAACCAAGGTTTACCTAGGACGCCCGTGGCGCCCCTATGCGAAAACGGTATTCATCAACTGCGAACTGGGCAAACACATTGTTCCAGAAGGTTGGCACCCTTGGCCCGGAGACAAAAACTTCCCAAATAAGGAACAAACGACCTTTTATGCTGAATATGGCAGCAAAGGTCTCGGCGGCAGCGCTGTCTCCAAGCGCGTATCTTGGTCTAAACAATTACGCAAAAAGGATCTCCGGCAGTATACGATATCGGCTGTTCTAGGCGATTGGAACCCTTCTTTTTAG
- a CDS encoding glycoside hydrolase family 43 protein — translation MNKLVLLSLCSFLTSSHYAISQEKNISSVWVADLGNGQYKNPILHADYSDPDAIRVGDDFYMIASSFNHAPGLPLLHSKDLVNWRILTHVLPYQRPLDVFSRVQHGNGVWAPAIRFHKGEFYIYFPDPDYGIYMTKTKDPAGSWSDPVLVFAGKGLIDPCPFWDEDGKAYLAYAYAGSRAGLKSVLAIARLNAEGTQVLDRGSIVYDGHELDPTIEGPKVHKRNGYYYLFAPAGGVATGWQLVLRSKNIYGPYERKVVMNQGNTPINGPHQGAWVDTQTGEDWFLHFQDKDAYGRIVHLQPMKWTNDWPVIGADKKNTGIGEPVLTYKKPNVGNTYPIETPAESDEFNSTTLGKQWQWQANPDGTWLMPSNHGHLRLYTQLPPPEAQNLLDIPNILTQKFPAEEFMATSKLRLIGNPKLESEVAGFAVIGEDYSHLYLIQRKGEQVLYYGTCKNGLTNGKETAQEVTKVADKSDVYLRVIVKKGGICHWSYSLDGKAFTPVGEAFIAKPGKWIGATLGLYAARKQTINDSGYADIDWFRIEPLK, via the coding sequence ATGAATAAACTTGTGCTCTTATCGCTTTGCTCATTCTTGACGTCAAGCCATTACGCCATTTCGCAGGAGAAAAATATCTCTTCGGTGTGGGTAGCCGACCTAGGCAATGGGCAATATAAAAACCCCATCTTGCATGCCGACTACTCCGATCCCGATGCGATTCGCGTGGGTGACGATTTTTACATGATAGCCTCTAGCTTTAACCATGCCCCGGGGCTTCCGCTGCTGCATTCCAAGGATTTGGTGAATTGGCGTATCCTTACGCATGTGCTCCCTTACCAACGTCCCTTGGATGTGTTTAGCCGCGTTCAGCATGGCAATGGGGTATGGGCACCAGCCATCCGTTTTCATAAAGGCGAGTTTTACATCTACTTCCCCGACCCTGATTACGGTATTTACATGACCAAAACTAAGGATCCTGCCGGCAGCTGGAGCGACCCCGTATTGGTATTTGCAGGAAAAGGGCTCATAGACCCTTGCCCGTTTTGGGATGAGGACGGAAAAGCCTACTTGGCCTATGCCTATGCCGGCAGCAGGGCTGGACTGAAAAGCGTACTGGCCATCGCCCGCCTGAATGCGGAGGGCACGCAGGTGTTGGATCGCGGCAGCATCGTGTATGATGGGCACGAGCTTGACCCGACGATCGAAGGACCCAAAGTGCATAAACGAAATGGATATTACTACCTCTTTGCACCAGCGGGAGGCGTAGCCACCGGATGGCAGCTGGTGCTACGCTCCAAGAACATTTACGGCCCTTATGAACGAAAAGTGGTGATGAACCAGGGAAATACGCCCATTAACGGACCACATCAAGGGGCTTGGGTAGACACCCAAACGGGCGAAGACTGGTTCTTGCACTTTCAGGATAAAGACGCTTATGGACGCATCGTGCACCTACAGCCCATGAAATGGACAAACGACTGGCCGGTGATTGGCGCGGACAAAAAAAATACAGGAATAGGGGAGCCGGTGCTGACCTACAAAAAGCCGAATGTCGGGAACACATACCCCATAGAAACGCCCGCCGAATCAGACGAGTTTAACAGCACAACCTTGGGGAAACAGTGGCAGTGGCAGGCCAACCCTGACGGCACTTGGCTGATGCCCAGCAACCATGGACACCTCCGCCTATACACCCAACTGCCGCCCCCGGAAGCGCAAAACCTGTTGGATATTCCCAATATACTGACGCAGAAATTTCCGGCCGAGGAATTTATGGCGACCAGCAAGCTGCGCCTGATTGGTAACCCGAAGCTGGAAAGCGAAGTTGCCGGTTTTGCCGTGATTGGCGAGGACTACAGCCACCTCTACCTGATACAGCGTAAAGGGGAGCAGGTGCTGTATTACGGGACTTGCAAAAATGGGCTTACCAACGGCAAGGAGACCGCGCAGGAAGTTACCAAAGTAGCCGATAAAAGCGATGTGTACCTGCGCGTGATCGTAAAAAAAGGGGGTATCTGCCACTGGTCTTACAGCTTGGATGGCAAAGCTTTTACACCCGTGGGCGAGGCTTTCATCGCAAAACCCGGAAAATGGATCGGCGCCACCTTGGGCCTGTATGCTGCTAGAAAACAGACCATCAACGATAGTGGCTATGCCGACATCGATTGGTTTAGGATAGAACCTTTAAAATAA
- a CDS encoding rhamnogalacturonan acetylesterase, with product MNRYFIYGVGSLMLLLLCSFAWQKKKLTVWMMGDSTMAIKAENKYPETGWGVPFATLFNEHVQVNNTAKNGRSTKSFIREGLWDGVQQGLQKGDYLLIQFGHNDEKVDKPNVGVTVDEYKANLALFVQAARAKEAIPILLTPIARRSFVQGKPANTHKAYAEGMMELADSLDVALIDLTQLTGAMLAEKGEAESMAYFLHLPEGSTNYPQGVKDNTHLNVEGADAVARLVAEALSKQHIPLAKELKK from the coding sequence ATGAACAGGTATTTTATTTATGGAGTTGGCAGCCTTATGCTGCTGCTGCTATGTAGTTTTGCTTGGCAGAAGAAGAAACTTACCGTCTGGATGATGGGCGATTCCACGATGGCCATCAAGGCCGAAAACAAATACCCAGAGACCGGTTGGGGCGTACCGTTTGCGACGCTGTTCAACGAACACGTCCAGGTAAACAATACCGCAAAAAATGGACGAAGCACCAAGTCCTTCATTCGCGAGGGACTTTGGGATGGCGTACAACAAGGCCTGCAAAAGGGCGATTACCTATTGATACAGTTTGGGCATAACGATGAAAAAGTGGACAAGCCCAATGTAGGCGTAACCGTCGACGAGTACAAAGCAAACCTCGCTCTTTTTGTGCAGGCAGCACGCGCCAAAGAGGCCATCCCCATTTTGTTGACCCCTATTGCGCGGCGATCCTTTGTGCAGGGCAAACCAGCCAACACGCACAAAGCATACGCCGAAGGCATGATGGAGCTGGCCGATAGCTTGGACGTAGCGCTGATCGACCTGACGCAGCTAACTGGAGCCATGTTGGCGGAAAAAGGCGAGGCCGAATCAATGGCCTATTTTCTGCATCTGCCCGAGGGCTCGACGAACTATCCACAAGGCGTTAAGGACAATACCCACCTCAATGTGGAAGGAGCCGACGCCGTTGCCCGGCTGGTTGCGGAGGCCCTAAGCAAGCAGCATATACCCTTAGCCAAGGAATTAAAAAAATAA
- a CDS encoding zinc-binding alcohol dehydrogenase family protein produces MKKLVCVEPGTFAYVDEAIPEPGPGQSLLRVRKIGICGTDIHAFAGRQPFFSYPRVLGHEVAADYVKGDAEGFSEGDKVTLIPYFTEGKDIASRMGKPNCSTDMRVLGVHIDGAMAEYVVVPSASLRKEEGLDYDDLVLVEPLAIGAHGIQRGGVIPGEYVLVIGVGPIGLGIIALAAIAGANVIALDVDNARLQYARDLGATHTLSGRDTDVFAQLQTITAGDMPTLIFDATGNTGAINNAFQYMAHGARYVLVGLQKEEIHFSHPEFHKREGTLMSSRNAVASDFQYVMERLRDKSLKSDQFITRRVNFSEAAALFEDSNTPLSKGIKTVIEFD; encoded by the coding sequence ATGAAGAAACTTGTTTGTGTAGAGCCCGGAACCTTTGCCTATGTAGATGAAGCAATCCCCGAACCGGGCCCCGGGCAATCCTTGCTACGCGTGCGTAAGATAGGAATCTGTGGAACGGATATTCATGCTTTTGCCGGTCGTCAGCCCTTTTTCTCCTATCCCCGCGTGTTGGGGCACGAAGTGGCGGCGGACTATGTGAAGGGAGATGCCGAAGGATTTTCCGAAGGCGACAAAGTAACGCTCATTCCCTATTTTACCGAAGGTAAAGATATCGCCTCGCGTATGGGCAAGCCCAATTGCAGCACCGATATGCGGGTGCTAGGCGTGCATATCGATGGCGCTATGGCCGAATATGTAGTGGTGCCTTCGGCGTCGCTCCGTAAAGAGGAAGGCTTGGATTATGATGACTTGGTCTTGGTAGAGCCCTTGGCTATTGGCGCGCATGGCATACAGCGTGGAGGCGTCATTCCTGGAGAATATGTACTGGTGATCGGTGTTGGCCCGATAGGCTTGGGGATTATAGCCCTTGCCGCCATCGCCGGAGCCAACGTGATTGCGCTGGATGTGGATAATGCACGCCTGCAGTACGCCCGCGATCTAGGTGCCACGCATACACTATCTGGTCGAGATACGGATGTGTTTGCGCAGCTGCAGACCATCACCGCCGGCGATATGCCGACCCTAATCTTTGATGCTACGGGCAATACGGGAGCTATTAATAATGCTTTCCAGTATATGGCTCATGGTGCTCGTTATGTGTTGGTGGGGCTACAGAAAGAAGAGATCCACTTTAGCCACCCTGAGTTCCACAAGCGGGAAGGTACACTCATGAGCAGCCGTAACGCCGTGGCTAGCGATTTTCAATACGTCATGGAGCGCCTGCGCGACAAATCTTTGAAATCGGATCAGTTTATTACCAGAAGAGTGAATTTTAGCGAGGCTGCGGCGCTATTTGAAGATAGCAACACTCCGCTTAGTAAAGGCATTAAAACAGTGATTGAGTTTGATTGA
- a CDS encoding glycoside hydrolase family 28 protein — protein sequence MIRKKIKGDSFRPAAVLLLGLLSLSSLWAQEPARPIVQQASFPKDTLFIADFGGKGDGQFLNTEAINSAIAAASAKGGAVVSLPAGLWLSGPIEMKSNVNLHISREAILLFSDDFNQYKLVESNWEGEPAWRNQNPISGKNLENIAITGTGIIDGNGGAWRMVKRSKMTESQWKKLISSGGVVDSKSNIWYPSEGSLRGAQQKKAGVMRPGTTAADFQDVKDFLRPNLLVFTQCKRVLLEGVTIQNSPAWNLHPLMCEDLTVRKLLVRNPWYAQNGDGLDIESCKNVLVEDCTFDVGDDGICIKSGRDKAGRDRGMPTENVIIRNNIVYHAHGGFVIGSEMSGGARNIWVENCSFIGTDIGLRFKTTRGRGGLVENIFINNINMVDIPGEAILFDMYYAAVDPVPLVGEQKQAVTVVKRPVTEETPRFQNFVIRNVHVHGADKGIFLRGLPEMPIKNVLIEHAQISAKKGIEIMEASDIVLKDITLASQESSPLVHIDNSENVLVEGLKPVNPTDLLIELTGESSKGIVLRATDVQQVKQQSRLSGNAKKNALTIKP from the coding sequence ATGATAAGAAAAAAAATAAAAGGGGATAGTTTTAGACCGGCGGCCGTTTTGCTGCTTGGCCTCCTGAGCCTTTCTTCTTTATGGGCACAAGAGCCCGCGCGTCCTATCGTTCAGCAAGCCAGCTTTCCAAAAGACACCTTATTTATTGCCGATTTTGGAGGCAAAGGCGATGGACAATTTCTCAATACCGAAGCCATCAATAGCGCTATTGCCGCGGCAAGCGCAAAGGGAGGTGCTGTGGTATCGCTCCCTGCAGGCCTATGGCTAAGCGGCCCTATCGAAATGAAAAGCAACGTCAACCTGCACATCTCGCGGGAGGCCATTTTGTTGTTTTCCGATGATTTCAATCAGTACAAGCTGGTGGAATCCAATTGGGAGGGCGAACCGGCTTGGCGTAACCAAAACCCCATTTCAGGAAAAAATCTAGAAAATATAGCCATCACCGGTACGGGTATCATCGATGGTAATGGCGGCGCTTGGCGTATGGTAAAGCGCAGCAAGATGACCGAATCGCAATGGAAGAAGTTGATTTCTTCGGGTGGTGTGGTCGATAGTAAATCGAATATCTGGTATCCTTCCGAAGGATCGCTACGTGGTGCGCAGCAAAAGAAGGCCGGCGTTATGCGCCCGGGCACAACAGCGGCAGATTTTCAAGATGTGAAAGATTTTCTGCGCCCCAACCTGTTGGTGTTTACCCAGTGCAAGCGGGTGCTGTTGGAGGGCGTCACCATACAAAATTCGCCCGCCTGGAACCTGCATCCCTTGATGTGCGAAGATCTCACGGTGCGCAAGCTGCTGGTGCGCAACCCTTGGTATGCCCAAAATGGCGATGGCTTGGATATCGAGTCCTGCAAGAATGTGTTGGTGGAAGACTGCACCTTTGATGTGGGCGATGACGGTATTTGCATCAAATCGGGAAGAGATAAGGCTGGTCGCGATCGCGGCATGCCCACGGAGAATGTAATCATCCGCAATAACATCGTTTACCATGCCCATGGCGGTTTTGTGATAGGCAGCGAGATGAGCGGTGGTGCCCGCAACATATGGGTAGAAAACTGTTCGTTTATCGGTACCGATATCGGCCTGCGCTTCAAGACCACCCGTGGTCGTGGCGGCTTGGTGGAGAATATCTTTATCAACAACATCAATATGGTGGATATTCCCGGCGAGGCCATCCTCTTCGATATGTACTATGCAGCGGTAGATCCCGTTCCTTTGGTTGGCGAGCAGAAGCAGGCCGTCACTGTGGTGAAGCGCCCTGTTACCGAGGAAACGCCCCGCTTTCAAAACTTTGTGATCCGCAATGTGCATGTCCATGGAGCCGATAAAGGAATCTTCCTGCGAGGCTTGCCCGAGATGCCTATCAAGAATGTGCTTATAGAGCATGCGCAGATCTCGGCCAAGAAAGGGATAGAGATTATGGAAGCCTCGGATATTGTATTGAAAGATATCACCTTGGCCAGTCAGGAATCCAGTCCGCTTGTGCATATTGACAACAGCGAAAATGTGCTGGTAGAAGGCTTAAAGCCCGTAAACCCCACCGATCTATTGATCGAGTTGACAGGCGAAAGCAGCAAAGGCATCGTGCTGCGCGCAACAGATGTACAGCAAGTGAAACAGCAAAGCCGTCTTTCAGGCAACGCGAAAAAGAATGCACTAACTATTAAACCCTAA